A single genomic interval of uncultured Cohaesibacter sp. harbors:
- a CDS encoding PRC-barrel domain-containing protein — protein sequence MKRILATTAMTLLLSTAAMADDHMSSFKTYDEPGVMDIYASDFIGMRVYSAEKDYETFDENATVDAGAETEWDDIGEVNDIVLNRDGSVKAVILGVGGFLGVGEKDVSVDMSSIKMVNETGDEGDFFLVVDANKQVLTDAPNFERMMENAEVRMDAAGAKIKSYADDTVEDVSKTMKDAKDNMAQTTSEAKDSMVKTMNEIQRETFGSPNIERDGWNVVEISELTTDDLTGARLYSVKDEDIGEIDKLLVNDSGEIEKAVLDIGGFLGIGERRIAVTMDELEILRTDSGADVRVYIDATQEELENQPEYTAS from the coding sequence ATGAAACGCATTCTTGCAACCACTGCCATGACACTTCTTCTTTCCACGGCTGCTATGGCTGACGATCACATGTCTTCATTCAAGACCTATGATGAGCCTGGAGTGATGGACATTTACGCTTCGGACTTCATCGGAATGCGCGTTTATTCCGCCGAGAAGGACTATGAGACGTTTGATGAGAATGCGACCGTCGACGCTGGTGCCGAAACAGAATGGGATGATATCGGTGAAGTCAATGACATTGTTCTCAATCGTGATGGCAGCGTGAAAGCCGTTATTCTCGGTGTCGGCGGCTTCTTGGGTGTTGGCGAGAAAGACGTGTCTGTTGATATGAGCAGCATCAAAATGGTCAACGAAACAGGCGATGAGGGCGACTTCTTCCTAGTTGTCGATGCAAATAAACAGGTTTTGACCGACGCCCCGAATTTTGAGCGCATGATGGAAAATGCAGAGGTCAGGATGGATGCTGCTGGCGCTAAGATCAAAAGCTACGCTGATGACACCGTTGAAGATGTCTCAAAAACCATGAAAGACGCAAAAGACAACATGGCTCAGACAACCAGCGAAGCAAAAGACAGCATGGTCAAGACGATGAATGAAATCCAGCGCGAGACGTTTGGTTCCCCAAACATTGAGCGAGATGGCTGGAACGTCGTTGAGATTTCAGAACTCACGACCGACGATCTGACCGGTGCCCGTCTGTACAGTGTAAAGGATGAAGATATCGGCGAAATTGACAAGCTTCTGGTCAACGACTCCGGTGAGATCGAAAAGGCTGTTCTTGATATCGGTGGTTTCCTGGGGATTGGCGAACGCCGAATTGCTGTGACTATGGATGAGCTTGAAATCCTCCGAACTGATTCCGGCGCTGACGTGCGCGTTTACATCGACGCAACGCAGGAAGAGCTGGAAAATCAGCCAGAATATACTGCCTCTTAA
- a CDS encoding exopolysaccharide biosynthesis protein — MSENALISEILDTIEEKADSKAKFTVGDLLDAFGRRAHGPAIAIVGLVSASPIGAIPGASIFLGLLCLILAGQYALKDSPPSLPKPIQVGGVDGKRLASAIEKARPYVGKLSFLFSERLTFMTQSPWAILTAILIAAFALSMVPLALVPGGVFIPSIALAIIGFAVAARDGLMLIVASAIGAVASAMFWFT, encoded by the coding sequence TTGAGTGAAAACGCTCTGATATCTGAAATACTCGATACTATCGAAGAGAAGGCTGACAGTAAGGCAAAATTCACCGTCGGCGATCTTCTTGATGCCTTCGGTCGACGCGCCCATGGCCCTGCCATTGCTATTGTGGGGTTGGTGTCTGCATCACCCATTGGCGCGATCCCGGGCGCAAGCATATTTCTAGGCCTTCTATGTCTGATATTGGCCGGCCAATATGCGCTTAAAGACTCTCCCCCGTCCCTTCCAAAGCCCATACAGGTGGGGGGCGTTGACGGCAAACGCCTTGCGTCAGCCATTGAGAAAGCCAGGCCCTATGTCGGCAAATTGAGCTTTCTTTTTTCGGAACGACTGACCTTCATGACCCAATCACCTTGGGCCATTTTGACAGCCATCCTGATCGCTGCTTTTGCGTTGAGCATGGTGCCTTTGGCACTGGTGCCCGGCGGGGTGTTTATCCCATCCATCGCACTTGCGATCATCGGGTTTGCGGTCGCTGCACGTGATGGCCTTATGCTGATTGTAGCAAGTGCCATCGGAGCCGTTGCGAGCGCAATGTTCTGGTTCACCTAG
- a CDS encoding phosphatase PAP2 family protein: protein MQNPDPASQMPSRPFSASQADDNSENNTFKMTDTFVWSVMIIGLVGFAAIAYLVSTDATTVFDHSVMSYFIELGETVSPLGPPWVEEIFLELTALGGGTVLTLVALLVLVGLFITHQRGAALTLIATLFSGTIIPYGLKFLFDRPRPDLVAHLDRTFTASFPSAHATVSMIYWISIATIIARFIDHASLRRFIYYSAFSLVIVIGLSRIYLGVHWPSDVIAGWLLGLSWAAFCWLLANRFAIDKSP, encoded by the coding sequence ATGCAGAATCCCGACCCAGCTTCCCAAATGCCTTCGCGTCCCTTCTCTGCTTCACAGGCAGACGACAACTCTGAGAATAACACTTTCAAGATGACCGACACTTTTGTCTGGAGTGTGATGATCATCGGACTGGTTGGGTTTGCTGCAATTGCCTATCTGGTGTCAACGGATGCAACAACGGTGTTTGATCACTCGGTGATGTCCTATTTCATCGAACTAGGGGAAACCGTCAGTCCGTTAGGCCCCCCATGGGTTGAGGAAATATTCCTCGAACTCACAGCATTGGGCGGCGGCACAGTTTTAACGCTGGTAGCATTGTTGGTTTTGGTCGGCCTTTTCATCACGCACCAAAGAGGCGCCGCGTTAACTCTTATCGCTACACTTTTTAGCGGAACGATTATCCCCTACGGCCTCAAATTCCTGTTTGATCGCCCTCGACCGGATCTGGTGGCCCATCTGGATCGCACATTTACTGCCAGCTTTCCCAGCGCGCATGCAACGGTATCGATGATCTACTGGATCAGCATCGCAACAATCATTGCCCGCTTCATTGATCATGCCTCCTTACGTCGTTTTATCTATTACAGCGCTTTTTCCCTTGTGATTGTGATTGGCCTTAGTCGCATATATCTAGGTGTCCATTGGCCATCGGATGTGATCGCGGGGTGGCTCCTCGGCCTATCATGGGCAGCATTTTGTTGGCTGCTGGCCAATCGATTTGCGATAGACAAAAGCCCTTAG
- a CDS encoding DUF1206 domain-containing protein yields the protein MQSNSQTWIKYLARAGYLSRGVVYLIVGGFAIFAAWGTAQSKGPKGAVLKILKQPLGEALLVILIVGLVGYIMWRLVQSLLDTDNHGWSAKGLAIRVGLLSSAFTYSGLALYAASLAGAFTSESGDEAGGLAQQMGQLIGQKYVALALAFIFIGIALAHWWKALSRKYADHFQANARVMAVIHPVSMVGLTARGIVFAIIATIMILRFLGVESGDGAPPDVKDALTYVQYLPFGVWFLSALGVGVILFASYSFAEAIWRKINLEDASISDQF from the coding sequence ATGCAAAGCAACTCACAAACCTGGATCAAATATCTGGCGCGGGCTGGCTATTTGTCCCGCGGCGTCGTCTATCTGATCGTGGGTGGCTTTGCGATTTTTGCCGCATGGGGAACTGCCCAAAGCAAAGGCCCCAAAGGTGCAGTTCTCAAGATTCTCAAGCAGCCCCTCGGAGAAGCTCTTCTCGTTATCCTGATCGTGGGGCTGGTCGGATACATTATGTGGCGCTTGGTACAATCGCTTCTAGACACCGACAATCATGGCTGGTCAGCCAAAGGTTTGGCGATAAGGGTCGGTTTGCTTTCAAGTGCCTTCACCTATTCGGGTTTGGCCCTTTATGCCGCCTCACTTGCAGGGGCTTTTACCTCCGAGAGCGGGGACGAAGCCGGCGGGTTGGCGCAGCAAATGGGTCAGCTGATCGGCCAGAAATATGTCGCACTTGCTCTTGCCTTTATTTTCATCGGGATCGCTCTCGCGCATTGGTGGAAAGCACTCTCCCGCAAATATGCAGACCATTTTCAAGCCAATGCGAGAGTGATGGCGGTCATTCACCCGGTCTCAATGGTGGGGCTCACAGCGCGTGGTATCGTATTTGCCATCATTGCTACCATTATGATTTTACGATTTTTGGGTGTCGAAAGCGGTGATGGCGCACCTCCAGATGTGAAAGACGCTTTGACATATGTGCAATATCTACCCTTTGGCGTTTGGTTCTTATCTGCGCTTGGTGTCGGCGTCATCCTGTTTGCGAGCTACTCCTTCGCGGAAGCAATCTGGAGGAAAATCAACTTGGAAGATGCGTCCATTTCAGACCAGTTCTGA
- a CDS encoding Crp/Fnr family transcriptional regulator has product MKNHKARAERTECEKCPLREIRQFRDFDPDELEFVSNFKKGELHTDPGATILVEGSNNPHIYTVLTGWGFRSKLLEDGRRQILNYIMPGDMIGLQGSIMGEMEHSVEALSAMTLCVFEREYMMNLYEKHPDLGYDVTWIAAREERILDEHLVSVGRRTALERAAYLLAYIHQKATAVGLAQAERSDLAITQQHIADTLGLSIVHTNKTLRKLAQKNLIIWKERGCEVLSVEGLLEVAGWEGMPEKCRPLI; this is encoded by the coding sequence ATGAAGAACCACAAAGCGCGCGCTGAACGTACAGAATGTGAGAAGTGCCCCCTAAGGGAAATCAGGCAGTTTCGCGACTTTGATCCTGACGAGTTGGAATTTGTTTCCAACTTCAAAAAGGGAGAATTACACACCGATCCCGGCGCGACGATACTAGTGGAAGGGAGCAACAACCCGCATATCTACACCGTGCTGACTGGCTGGGGCTTTCGCTCAAAGCTTTTGGAAGATGGTCGTCGACAAATCCTGAATTATATTATGCCGGGTGATATGATCGGGTTACAAGGTTCCATCATGGGAGAGATGGAACACTCGGTAGAAGCGCTTTCCGCCATGACCCTTTGCGTGTTCGAACGCGAATACATGATGAATTTGTACGAAAAACACCCAGACCTTGGTTACGATGTCACATGGATTGCCGCAAGAGAAGAACGCATTCTCGATGAGCATCTGGTCAGTGTAGGACGCCGAACGGCGCTAGAACGTGCCGCGTATCTTTTGGCCTATATCCATCAAAAAGCGACCGCCGTTGGGCTTGCTCAAGCAGAGCGTTCGGATTTGGCCATCACACAACAGCATATCGCGGACACATTGGGACTGTCGATCGTTCACACAAACAAAACCTTGCGCAAATTGGCGCAAAAAAATCTTATCATATGGAAAGAACGTGGCTGTGAGGTTCTCAGCGTTGAGGGTCTGTTGGAAGTTGCAGGATGGGAGGGAATGCCAGAAAAGTGTCGCCCGCTCATATAG